Sequence from the Montipora foliosa isolate CH-2021 chromosome 12, ASM3666993v2, whole genome shotgun sequence genome:
GCTTATTCATGCCAGGCCAAAATACCGTTGTACGTGCATTAGCTTTGGTTTTCTCAATGCCGCAGTGACTTAAATGCAATTTATGAAGTATATCACTTCTCCATGCAAATGGAATGACAAGCCTGTTGTTCTTGAGAAGGATTCCATCTGTCACATGAATGTCATTTCTGACATTCCAGAAAGACTTTAGAGAAGGAGGGACATCACGTTTGTGTTGGGGCCAACCCTCCATAGCATACCTGTGTAACATTTGCATAGTAGGATCATTGCAATTAAGTTCTCGTAATTCCATCAACTTCACATCCGAAATTGGGAGATCGATAATTACACTATGAATGCAATACTCCATGTCCTGATGCATACCATCATCAGTAGGAACATTGGACTGGTCAAATGCTCTTGACAGGGTATCTGCAATATGGAGAAACTTCCCTGGAACATATCTCACTTTAAGATGATACTTTTGCAAACAAGTCTCATTCTTTGCAAGCGAGGGGGTACCTTGAAAAGAGgctttttgaaaatactttctaGGGGCTTGTGATCAGAGAGTACTTCAATTTCTGCCCCATATGTGTACATGTTAAATCTCTCACACCCATAAACGATTGCCAAGAGCTCTTTCTCAATCTGGGCGTAACCGATTTCAGAACTTGACATAGCACGTGAGGCATATGCCACTGGTTGATTCTGTTGCATCAAACATGCTCTTAGACTTTTTACTGGCATCAACTTGGAGTGTAGTAGGTAAACTTGTGTCATAAAATCGTAGGACTGGGGCGCTACTCAGGACGGATTTGAATTTAGTAAGAGCTGTATCATGCTCTGGAAACCAACTCCATGGCACATCAGACTTAAGTAAAGATCGCAATGGAGGAGTTAATTCAGACATGTTTGGAATATACTTGGCAAGATAGTTGATCATGCCCAATAACCTTTGCAGATCTTGTTTGTATGATGGGGTGGGCATGTTGTGAATAGCAGAAATTTTGTCTTAGTCTGGTGAAAATCCCAGTTCACTAACAACTTCTCCCATGTACTTGACTTTGTTTACTCGAAACTGGATTTTGTCTCGGTTGAATTTAATATTGCCCTCTCGTGCCCTTGTCAACACCTTGCGTAAGATCAAATTATGTTCTTGTTCATCTCTCTACCTCCAATGATGATATCATCGAAAATTGGCAATGCACCTGAAATATcgccaaaatgtttttcaaccATTTTTTGGGCCACTTCACTTGCGCATGAGATACCAAATGGCATTCTCTTAAATCGATATCGGCCAAAAGGCGAATTGAACACACAGAGAAATGAGGATTCTTCCGTAAGTTTTTGGTGCCAATAACAATTTGACATGTCAACAACCGAGAAAACTTTGCAACCATTCAGAGtacttgaaattgtttcaaaactTGGTGGTTTGAAATCTTCCTTTTCAATGGCTTCATTTAGATCTGGTGGGTCTAAACATAATCTCagagttttgtttgctttttcaacGATTACCAAATTACTAACCCAGGACACTGGTTCTTCTACTTTGGCAATAATATCTTTTCGTTCAAGATCATTGAGAATTCCTTTGAGTTTATCCATCAGTCTTAATGGGACATTCCGTTGTGGTTGGATAGTAGGGTGACTATTAGCCTTCAACATAATGGTATACTCTCCCTCAACACATCCTAAACCTTTGAAAACATCCTGAAATTCATCCAGAAgggtgaatttttcttgaactttATCGACACTGAGACCTATTTGTTCTACCTTGTTATTCAGGGTGATTAGCTCTAGGTCTAAGCATGATTCTAAGCCAAGGAGGGGTCTTACATTATCTCAGAGTACATAAAACTCCAAGGGTGTTGAACCCTTAGCCTCCTTTACCTTCGTATCAAGAAGGCATTTGCCCACAGTATCTAGCTGGTGCCCCCCAAATGACTTGGGTAGAATGCGTGTTGGCTGTACCTGAGCATTCAACTCATTAGCCAAACCCAAGGAAATTACATTACATTCTGCACCTGTATCAAGTTTAAAACTTACGGGAATGTCATTAACAAGGAGATCTGATTGAATGTTCCTTCTAGTACTACCTTGAATTTCCTCGATGTACAGACCCTCCAacagttcattgttttcatgcTCCTCTACTTCCACGTGACGAACTCTTCTTTCTTCCGTGCCATCTTTCGATTTCAAGCAGCACCGAGCATAGTGATTTCTTCCATTGCACTTTTGACACGTGGCTCCATAGGCCGAACAATTTCCCCCGTCATGAGACGTTGCACAGAATTTGCATTTCATTATCCTGCGCGAGTATTTTACTGAGTCCACCGGTGGCTCTCCCTTCTTTACAGCGTCGATGTTACCCGTCTAAGTGGTTGGTGAGATGAAGATTTTCGACTGTTCCTTAAATTGTTCCGTGATTCTGCATAATTTGACGGCTTTCTCGAGTGTCAAATCCGTCTCGCGTAGCAGTCGCTCTCGTAGTTTGGGATCATTTATGCCCACCACAATCTGGTCTCGTATCAGAGAATCCTTAATCGCTCCGAAATCGCAATATTCAGCTCTTCTTCTGAGATCAGAGACAAATATATCGAACGAGCGATCTTCTTGGATGGTCATTCTGAAGACGCATCGTTCGTAGGTTGTATTCTTCCGAGGAACACAATACGTTTCCAGCACTGTTAAAATACCTGCAACAGTCCTTTGCGTGATATCTCCAGGAATGTTTGGCAGGGTTTTGAGCACTCGTCTTGCTTTGGTCCCGAGAATACATTGGATAGTTGCTATCTGTATTGCAGCGTCCTTTTCGTGAAGGCCACTTGATATCCGATACAATTCCCACGCTTCTTTCCATTCCTTCCACACATCTGCGAGATTGAGAATATCAATATCCAATTCGCAGGGAGGTTTGATACGTTCCATGTCGCAGTTAGGAGTCagaaaagtttcttttaaaGAGATCTTGGTACCACGTTATGAGTACGAAAGAAAACACGTCTGTAGGCTTCAACTTCAAGAGCTTTAATAATACTTTTCCACTACACGTGATCCTCAAGATCACGTGTCTTACAACCAACTTATCATAACAGTAGCAGTGTCGAGATAAAGAACAACCAGTCCAGAACGTGTTGTTAACGATATTTTGATTTCCTTCTACTCATGCCTCACTTACTTCGTTATTTCCAACAGCTGTCGACAAAACAACCAGCCCACAacgtctttgaagaaatttttaacgttcctttgattttgttgcacTAGTGTTAACCCTTAAGAGCATTTATTCCGTGCACTTACACTCCAGTATCTTAATGTTCCATTTCACGGTGACAACTCTATTCCGCAAGAATCTTCGAGTTTCACACACtccaaagacaaagaaactttaaaagcaaGCCTGATTTTAAATACGCTTTTTGCAATGGGTGAAGTTCCtcattcttaaaaaaaaagccttaCATCAGAAGAGTGCAGTTGTGAAATTTGGATCACTTGAGAGCtcagtgatcctttttaatttcatactCCTTAACATTCCGCAAATGTTTCACCGCTCACAAAGTCGTGCTTGTTTtcgtagtgtagtggttatcacatcCGCCTCAGACGCGGAACGTCGCAGGTTCAAGCCAtgccaaaaacaaaatgcatttttgaGGAGCCTATAGCTGAAGCTAAACGACCACAACTCCAGGTTTTTCATTTTGAAGACTGCTACACCATGTTTATTCCAGCCCAACAACCTGCAGTCCCGCAATCTCCAAAGACCATTGATCATATGTTGTCAAGTCGAAGAAAATGCACTTTCCTTCTGTCCGTCTGGGTCTGTGCATCGGTACCTGTTAAACGCGAATTGCCTCAACTCAGCTACTTCACTCACGTGGGGATTAACAATGAGACAATTTAGACATAGAACACCACATTAGGACAACTGGTAGGGTTTCTTTTCAACTCTCGCTCAAGTAGTTTGCAACACAGTGGGCGTGACGGTAGCTTTCCTTGCACGGCTtgttggtctagtggcatgattctcgctttgggtgcgagaggtcccgggttcgactcccggacaggccctttTATAAAGCAATGTTCATAGATCAAGAACTTGCCGTCAGTATCACGCTCCAACATACGGCACACTCTTCTTTCGCCATTGGAGGTCAACGTGTCAAATTTAATCATGAATTGGAAAGCTTGGCAAATTCGTCTCACCCCTGCGCATGATTAGCACATTAATGCCACAAACGTGTCAAACCAGACCTCCCGCTGTTGTTCAAGTTAAAAAGCTTGAAGCAAGCATAGGATGCTCGCATCTTGGTCGAGTTGTCTTCTAAACCACAGAGCTGGATGACCTTAAACTCTCTTACTCTTAAGATTTAACGTTGACAAGTGgtcttgtgacatttccatagctggtCGCTCGTGTCACTTTTGTGCCTAATCCTAAGCTTTCTTCCGACCTGATGCTCTCTTCAATAATATATCTGATCACGGACGACGAGGTGTCAAGGCAAAAACAGACGATGCAAATGAGAAGCTGAAGGCATCGCGGTGGCgaacatttaagtgcaaatcgcaTAATTATCACTTACCCAGCGTGGTTCCGGGAAACGGGGAATATAGCGCCCACttcgcatgcgggaggtaccgagATCGACACCCGGATTTTCCACAGGCAGCCTGTTGTATTGTTACCAAGTTTAATCATGTCATGTCTGCGAGTCTTTCCTTGGAATAAAGAGCAGTTTATCCGCTATAAACTCCTAAACAAGGTCTCTATTGGTTGAACGATGAGAACTCCTGTTCACCTGGTGACTGTGAAATCACTGGGACATTCATGGCAAGTGACAGAAAAGGAGCCTCACGGAGGAATGAGCTCCACCTGCTGATTTTTTTAGGAAACTTGCAATCCTccattttttaaagctgttaatgTTGACCCGAAAAACGCCCGTAATCAACTCTACAGATGAATGAAAatcgctttcaaggcaaagacctcacacatagactcgctttgacgaTGGTGACGAAGTGATCTTCCGATTGGCCCCTTAGTCATGGCCTGTTTTGAACGTGTATCAGACCAAAATAGCTTGGGAAATCTGAGGATTTATTTTTGTACTCTTGCTTTATAGAAGCGTATAGAAgtcaaactggaaaaagcaaaatacaataacTTTCAGGCTCTGTTGCCGTAATGTCCTTGAActaatgtaaattgaaaatacgTTTAAAGTTCACTTACAATTCTGTattcctttcccgagtaaacctTGTATTCTTGCTCTAAAGTCTAAAAAACGAAATAGACTCCTCCGCCTGTTTCGAAACGCGTGTTCACTTTTATACAGACATGCCCCTAAGGACGTTACGTAATTACACTGGGGGCTTGAATAATTTCGTGCATAACACTCCCTATCCAGTGCGAAAATCGTATTACATTACTATTTGATTGGATTGAGCAACGATATGCATTAATCACGACATTTGTAGTTGCTTATGTTTCATTACTCAGATCTTGCTTTGTAgcaattaaacaaagtttgtgaATCGGTCGATCATAAACTGAAGTTGCAGTTTTAATTTTAGCTTTTCTCACAAGACCATCTGCTGCCGGATACGTAAGAAGTACCAGTCCAAGCTTCCATGTTCTTCTTGGAGTTGGTTCCATTTCTAACACCAAATCTCCCTCTTGGAGGTTTTCTCTCGGTGTATACCATTTGTTTCTGGGCAATAAATTTGAGGCGAAATATTTTATCCAACACCTCCAGAATTCTTGAACCCGTTTTTGAGTGCTTCGCTTGAGATGCCGCGTATTCACTCTCTCTTCTTGTTCTGGAGCAGGAGGTGGAAAATGGTGGCCAATAAGAAGGTCGTTTGGAGTGACAGGAGGCCTTTCCCAGATTCCGTCTGAACTGGGATAAAGAGGTCGGCTGTTTACCAAATATGTCACTTCTGCAAGATGTGTTCTCCACTGTTCCTCCGTGAATGACTGATTCTTGGAAGTGGCGTTCAATGCTTGTCTCATGGATTTAATAAGACTTTCGACTACTCCATTCTGATGGCTTGCACGAGGTACGTTTCATTCCCACTTGAATGTGCATGAAAATTCATTTCACAAGACACTCTGAATTTTGGGGATATCCCAACCTTGCATTACTTCCCTTAAGTATTGTTGTGCTCCAACAAAGTTCGTTCCGCAATCTGACCAACAGTTAATAGGGTGGCCTCTGAGCGACGCAGATCGACGAAATGCCATGAGAAATGTGTCGGTACTCTTGTCGGTTACAAGTTCTAAATGGATTGCTCTAGTTGTCATGCAAGTAAATATTATCACGTGTGCTTCCTTTAGAGTCTTACGTCCGACTTTAACTTGGAAAGGTCCGAACATGTCTAACGCTGTGCTGCTGAATAATGGACGCTAACAGTATCTCTGAGCTGCAATCAACACTATACTTTAGCGCAGGTTTTCTCCTCCGCcgttttagtccggtatatgaaagtccaCCCCACTTTTGGTTTGAATTGAAATCACCCGTTTGATTtcaaaagttttaaaatgaTTTGTAGAGTCCCCAAGCTAAGCAGTAACAATGCAATCGCTTGATCAGCTAAATGATTACTACCGATAAAACACATACAAGCTGAAGTTTTGGATTCTATTCCGCCATAAAACCCAACAGGATTTGTTAGCCGCCAATTCGTTTCCTCCGTCCAGTTGGGTTTCTCCATCTATTATTGTCCACGTATGTTAGCCTTAATTTCTATGCTCAAGCTCTCGTAAACACCAGCATCAATTTACTCGACGTCTTTACCTTTTCTTTCATCTCATCGACAGAGGTCTCCAAGAGGGGCTTAAAGACATCCTCAACCTTGCCCAATGCTTCATGAAAAGTCTCGAGTGATTCAGTTACTTTTTGTGGTAAATCAGTTTCAGGTTCGCCTTCGGCCGCCATCTTGTAAATTGTTATACAAACTGACAGTAACCTGGGCTCTAATAATGGTGTTTCTATATTTAGTAGCAACTGACGTCAAAATTCAGGAACGTCAAAAAGTGCAACGTGGAAAGAGGAAAGTGAACAAAAATTATGTTCTGAATTACAGCAAGTCCAAAAAAAGTATATATAAGATGCACAGTTTTCAGCACATTATAAGGTAAATGTAAAAGAAGACAGAGTTGAGTAACTTCAGCCCTTCGACTGCCAAGATTTTGATAATGGGTATGACACTATCTCAGTTTTTCTCGAGAATGAGCGAACTGTTGAAATCTTTTTCAAATCACGAAGCCCGTATTTTGATGGTGGGGCTTGACGCAGCTGGGAAGACCACGATCTTGTACAAACTGAAGTTAAATGAAACCGTTAGCACCATTCCAACCATTGGTTTCAATGTGGAGACCGTAAGTCCATGCAAGGGGGTCACTTTTACAGTGTGGGATGTGGGCGGTCAGGAGAAGATCCGGCCACTTTGGCGGCACTACTTTCAGAATACCCAAGGCTTGATTTTCGTTGTTGATAGCTCTGACTTGGAAAGGATATCAGAAGCAAGAAACGAGCTGTTCAGTGTTCTTGAAAGCCCGGAAATGGAAAGGGTTCCGGTAGTTGTTGTGGGAAACAAGCAAGATCTTCCGAGAGCCTTGAAGGCGAACGAGCTTGCTCAAAAGCTTTCTCTGTTGCAGCATAAAGCGAATCCATGGCATGTCCAAGAAGCATGCGCAAAGAATGGTGAAGGCATTTACGAAGCTATGCACAAATTGAGCGATATGGtgaaagaatttgaaaaaagctCAAGAAGGTACTGAAGATTTCACATTGAAATGTTGTAATCTACTAATACTCTTAACTACAACTTTTGGcaaatattttatcattttgaaAACCGTATGCATGAATAAAAATTTTGTAACATGGTGACGACCTTTTGTCTTAGGCCTGTTTCAAGTTCCACTCGCAGGTCAAATTCTCCAATGGGTTCGGCACTACACTGGCTCGACGTTTTCGCTTAGCCGGAGCGTTACGGTATTCGTTTCATTTTAATCAACAATTAAATCGTCTGGCTATTCGCAAATAAATCGTACAGATGCAGCGGACGCACGGAAAATTTCCATTGGTGTTGAGAGTTAACTGAGGGCTGGCTCCAGCAGAGATAACTCCGACCAGCACGAGTAGTTCCAAACTGAGCCAAAGTTACTTtactttcttttaacttttcttaCAAATTGCCGATCATTTTGTATTCCCACTTTTATTGTTTGAATGAACGACAAACATGTTTTATATAGACTTTCGAATTTTTCCTCAGAATGTTTCCTGGTTATTTTTGCATAGGTATTTCTGTTTGGCCTGGGCTGTTTAAATGCCAAATTTGCAAATGTGCTTTTTTATCAAGTATTCCTATTCTTTACTTTTCTTTATAAGGAATTAGTATTTGCCTCTGCTGCTGGTAGAAGTTTGTGGCATTGATATATTATAATGTGGATCACTTATTTTGTCCATTCACACGTCAGCAGTTCAGTATTTCTTATACTAGTAGTACTAAATgtaattttattaaaacaagTCTTGTAGTGAGCTTGTAGTGGCTCAAGTATTTTCTCTCGAGtgttcatatatattttttagatTCTTGCAATTGCGCAGAAAGAAAATGGGATGGGGGAGGGGTGGAAATTCTGGAACTCTCTCTTAAAGTCATTTGCCCAGCCCTGAACTCATTGAAAAGTATATTCTCCATCCAAAACTGCAAAGCAAGAGAACCACTTACAACTGGTAACCTTACGACGTTATCGTAAAGACGGTAAACTTATACCTCAAACGCCGGTTGTTAAAATTgttttagcatcgtgtttacgtGACACGGCAAGCGGGAGACTGCTAAAAGTCGTAAAAGTAAGAAAATTTTCCCTTATTCCGTTCCGTCGGAGAAGGAACGTAcatgttgtggtttaaattttttatatttgattttttttcaaagcagttattttttttttcaaaccagtttaaatttcttaaactgtttttttttttttaatcaactgtctCAAAAGGAGATTGTTCTTTCTTTGGAGGTGTAGTTAAAAAAGCTGGGACTTGGTTTTTTTAgggggttaaaaaaaattgacatttttccCTCCCTTCTACTCACTTACCCCTCCCTGGTCTTCTCCATCACCTCCAtcctatcccccccccccccagaatACTACTCCCTCTACACAACGCAACCAACAGAAATTGCACATTTCTCAAGACCTTTCTGTATACTCAGCAGGCCGGGCAACATTTGAtcttgaactccctacctctgAATCTGCCGCGTTCTCCTAAAggtgaaatgaacaaaaattttGGAATTTTTCCTATTTGCCTTTTAAAAGTGTACCAAGACCAAAACAACCATTGTAACTCAAAATCATAAAGAAATTGTCCAATCTGAGCATATAAAACAGAAACACAACTAAGAGTACGGAAATATCCGAAGGACTCAAGAAAACGTTCCTGAAATGGCCGCTCATAGAAGAGGAGGAATGGAAACTAGCTAACATTACTGTGACCACAGGTGGCCCAGAGTCgaaaggtaaacaattataaggatttgtataggAATCTCGATAACTATGGTTGCCCATTCGTTTCAAAATTACGACAGGGTATACGCGGGTTTTTCTGCCGCGTATGCTTTTTTAAATACGATACGTATGGGCTTTGAGCCCATGTATACGACCATTAAGATCGCGTATATGCGCGGTTTAAATGGCCAAACATACGCTTCCTAAAAGGGCCCATATATACTGGTGCTAAAATGCGCGTACATGCGCTAAAATGCACGTATATGCAGGTCTCGAAAATCTGGTTGTATATGCCAGCACGAAAAGTGCCTTTTGACTGCATGGCTGTTCGTGTATGATAACaatgaaaattactttaactAGAAATCGTCAATATGGCGGCAGAAGTAAAATGCCTTGTCTTAAAATGCTCGCACCTTGGTCGAGTTGTCTTCTAAATCACAGAGCTGGATGacattaaactctcttactcaTAAGATTTAACGTTGACAAGTGgtcttgtgacatttccatagctggtCGCTCGTGTCACTTTTAGTTGTGCCTAATCCTAAGCTTTCTTCCGACCTGATGCTCTCTTCAATGATATATCTGATCACGGACGACAAGGTGTCGAGGCAAAAACAGACGATGCAAATAAGAAGCTCAAGGCATCGCGGTGGCgaacatttaagtgcaaatcgcaTAATTATCACTTAACAAGCGTGGTTCCGGGAAACGGGGAATATAGCGCCCACTTCGTATGCGGGAGGTACCGAAATCGACACCCGGAGTTTTCACAGGCAGCCTGTTGTATTGTTACCAAGTTTAATCATGTCATGTCTGCGAGTCTTTCCTTGGAATGAAGAGCAGTTTATCCGctgtaaacttctaaacaagGTCTCTATTGGTTCAACGATGGGAACTCCTGTTCACCTGGTGACTGTGAAATCACTGGGACATTCATGGCAACTGACAGAAAAGGAGCCTCACGGAGGAATGACCTCCACCTGCTGATTTTTTCAGGAAACTTGGAATCCTccattttttaaagctgtttatgTTGACCCGAAAAACGCCCGTAATCAACTGTACAGATGAATGAAAatcgctttcaaggcaaagacctcacacatagactcgctttgacgaaggtgaCGAAGTGATCTTCCGATTGGCCCCTTAGTCATGGCCAACCTTGACTTGTTTGCCTACAGCTGGCCTATGCCAATCAAAAGTAAGCGTCCCTGGGTGGGCTTCAACCACCAACCTTTCGGTTAACAGCCGAACACGCTAACCGATTGCGCCACAGAGACAGGTCTGCCGCTTGGCCGAGGACATGATTGGATAAATTTCCACTCAATCTTGACCACGACTATGCGATGAGCCTCCTAAATtcctgcggccat
This genomic interval carries:
- the LOC137980735 gene encoding uncharacterized protein translates to MAAEGEPETDLPQKVTESLETFHEALGKVEDVFKPLLETSVDEMKEKNQSFTEEQWRTHLAEVTYLVNSRPLYPSSDGIWERPPVTPNDLLIGHHFPPPAPEQEERVNTRHLKRSTQKRVQEFWRCWIKYFASNLLPRNKWYTPRENLQEGDLVLEMEPTPRRTWKLGLVLLTYPAADGLVRKAKIKTATSVYDRPIHKLCLIATKQDLSNET
- the LOC137979288 gene encoding uncharacterized protein, encoding MGMTLSQFFSRMSELLKSFSNHEARILMVGLDAAGKTTILYKLKLNETVSTIPTIGFNVETVSPCKGVTFTVWDVGGQEKIRPLWRHYFQNTQGLIFVVDSSDLERISEARNELFSVLESPEMERVPVVVVGNKQDLPRALKANELAQKLSLLQHKANPWHVQEACAKNGEGIYEAMHKLSDMVKEFEKSSRRY